In a single window of the Bacillus clarus genome:
- a CDS encoding type I methionyl aminopeptidase: MITIKTKREIELMHESGKLLASCHREIAKMMQPGITTREIDSFVEAYLEKHGATSEQKGYNEYPYAICASVNEEMCHGFPDSVPLHEGDIVTIDIVVNLNGALSDSAWTYTVGDVSDDAKKLLLVTENALYKGIEQAISGNCVGDIGYAIESYVASEGFSIARDFTGHGIGKVIHEEPAVFHFGKQGQGPELKEGMVITIEPIVNVGMRYSKVDLNGWTARTMDGKLSAQYEHTIAITEDGPVILTSL, translated from the coding sequence GATTACGATAAAAACGAAACGAGAAATAGAGTTGATGCATGAATCTGGAAAATTACTAGCTTCTTGTCATCGAGAAATTGCAAAAATGATGCAACCTGGTATAACTACTAGAGAAATTGATTCGTTTGTAGAGGCGTATTTAGAAAAGCATGGTGCAACGTCCGAGCAGAAGGGGTATAATGAGTATCCGTATGCAATATGTGCATCTGTGAATGAGGAAATGTGTCATGGGTTTCCGGATAGTGTTCCTTTACATGAAGGAGACATTGTGACAATTGATATAGTAGTAAACTTAAATGGTGCGCTCTCAGATTCAGCGTGGACGTATACGGTAGGAGATGTTTCTGATGATGCGAAAAAGTTATTATTAGTAACAGAAAATGCTTTATATAAAGGGATTGAGCAAGCGATAAGTGGGAACTGTGTAGGAGATATTGGGTATGCAATTGAAAGTTATGTAGCTTCTGAAGGATTTTCTATTGCGAGAGATTTTACAGGGCATGGAATTGGTAAAGTCATTCATGAAGAACCAGCCGTTTTTCATTTTGGTAAGCAAGGTCAAGGTCCAGAATTAAAAGAAGGAATGGTAATTACAATTGAACCCATTGTAAATGTTGGTATGCGTTATTCTAAAGTAGATTTAAACGGATGGACTGCACGAACGATGGACGGGAAATTGTCTGCGCAGTATGAGCATACAATTGCAATTACGGAGGATGGACCAGTTATTTTAACGTCCCTTTAA